A portion of the uncultured Draconibacterium sp. genome contains these proteins:
- the bglX gene encoding beta-glucosidase BglX, with amino-acid sequence MQKLIISLLLMSVIAVACQKGDHTKTSQKDSAVDTKVEALISKMTLIEKIGQLNQYSSRWEMTGPAPESVDSMSLYNMVKEGKVGSMLNITGAVATRKIQTWAVDSSRLGIPLILAYDVIHGYETMFPIPLAEAASWEPELAKKSSRIAAIEASAVGLHWTFAPMVDIARDARWGRFMEGAGEDPYLGAKMAYARVKGFQGDDLSDETTIAACAKHFAAYGFIESGRDYNVVQIGDPTLHNIVFPPFKACVDAGVATFMNAFNTINETPATASSYLQRDILKGEWGFDGFVVSDWNSIGELLPHGVAADKKEAAFKAITAGSDMDMEGNAYINNLEELVNEGKVDEALIDDAVRRILKIKFKLGLFDDPYKYCNPEREKSVMRCDEHLAAAKEAAKRSIVLLKNDNKLLPLKKDGLKIAVIGELAGSKDVPLGSWRAKAITNSAVSLLEGMKNTTGSSVIEFVKGPAYTEGLRSFTTELKINTTDKSGMGAAKLLAAKSDVVVIALGEDCWQTGEGRSQTDISMKGFQQELLEEVYKVNKNVVVVLMNGRPIEINWMAENVPAIVECWHLGSEAGNGIAEVLFGDYNPAGKLPVSFPRAVGQQPLYYNHFNTGRPTNGEGNVFWSHYTDESKTPLFPFGYGLSYTSFSYSDLKLSSNELSSGDKILAKASVTNTGDVAGEEIVQLYIRDLVGSISRPVKELKGFEKIRLEPKETKVVTFEITTKDLEFYGASGKWTAEPGEFNLWVGPNSAEGMEANFVLK; translated from the coding sequence ATGCAAAAACTAATTATTTCTTTACTACTAATGAGTGTTATCGCAGTGGCTTGCCAGAAAGGTGACCATACCAAAACTTCACAAAAAGATTCTGCCGTTGATACAAAAGTTGAGGCATTAATTTCCAAAATGACTTTAATTGAAAAAATCGGTCAGTTAAACCAGTATTCATCACGTTGGGAGATGACCGGACCTGCACCGGAAAGTGTTGATTCAATGTCGCTTTACAATATGGTAAAAGAGGGTAAAGTTGGATCGATGTTAAATATTACAGGGGCAGTTGCTACCCGTAAAATTCAAACCTGGGCAGTCGACAGCAGTCGTTTGGGAATTCCGCTGATACTGGCTTATGATGTAATTCATGGTTACGAAACCATGTTCCCGATACCATTAGCCGAAGCTGCAAGTTGGGAGCCGGAACTGGCAAAAAAGTCATCACGCATTGCTGCCATTGAAGCATCGGCAGTTGGTTTGCACTGGACTTTTGCTCCAATGGTTGATATAGCACGCGACGCCCGCTGGGGACGTTTCATGGAAGGAGCCGGTGAAGATCCGTACCTCGGGGCAAAAATGGCTTATGCCCGCGTAAAAGGTTTTCAAGGCGATGATCTATCGGACGAAACCACAATTGCCGCCTGTGCAAAACACTTTGCCGCCTACGGTTTTATAGAGTCGGGCCGCGATTATAATGTGGTACAAATTGGCGATCCAACATTACACAATATTGTTTTCCCACCATTTAAAGCTTGTGTTGATGCAGGAGTTGCAACCTTTATGAATGCGTTTAATACCATTAACGAGACACCGGCCACTGCCAGCTCTTATTTACAACGTGATATTTTGAAAGGCGAGTGGGGATTCGATGGTTTTGTGGTTTCCGACTGGAACTCGATTGGTGAATTGTTGCCACACGGAGTTGCTGCCGACAAAAAGGAAGCAGCATTTAAAGCAATTACCGCCGGTTCGGATATGGATATGGAAGGTAACGCATACATAAATAACCTCGAAGAACTGGTAAACGAAGGAAAAGTTGACGAGGCTTTGATTGATGACGCCGTTCGCCGTATTTTAAAAATAAAATTCAAACTGGGATTATTTGATGACCCCTATAAATATTGTAATCCTGAACGTGAGAAAAGCGTAATGCGTTGCGACGAGCATTTGGCTGCAGCGAAAGAGGCGGCAAAAAGAAGCATTGTTCTTCTGAAAAATGATAACAAGTTGTTGCCACTGAAAAAAGACGGATTAAAAATTGCCGTTATTGGCGAATTAGCCGGGAGCAAAGATGTTCCCCTGGGAAGTTGGAGAGCTAAAGCGATTACAAATTCGGCTGTTTCGCTGTTGGAAGGAATGAAAAACACAACAGGAAGTTCGGTTATTGAATTTGTAAAAGGACCGGCTTATACTGAAGGACTGCGTTCGTTTACAACCGAGTTGAAAATAAACACAACAGATAAAAGTGGAATGGGAGCAGCAAAGTTGCTGGCTGCCAAATCTGATGTTGTTGTTATAGCGTTGGGAGAAGATTGCTGGCAAACGGGTGAAGGTCGTAGCCAGACTGATATCTCGATGAAAGGTTTCCAGCAGGAATTGCTTGAGGAAGTTTATAAGGTAAACAAAAATGTTGTAGTTGTACTAATGAACGGACGCCCGATTGAAATAAACTGGATGGCCGAAAATGTACCGGCTATTGTAGAATGCTGGCATTTAGGTTCTGAAGCAGGAAATGGTATTGCCGAAGTACTGTTTGGCGATTATAATCCGGCCGGTAAATTACCGGTATCATTTCCCCGTGCAGTTGGGCAGCAGCCATTGTATTACAATCATTTCAATACCGGTCGTCCAACAAATGGCGAAGGAAACGTATTCTGGTCGCATTATACCGACGAAAGTAAAACACCTCTTTTCCCATTTGGCTATGGTTTAAGTTATACAAGCTTTAGTTATTCGGACTTAAAACTTTCATCAAATGAATTATCATCAGGAGATAAGATTTTGGCGAAAGCTAGTGTTACTAATACAGGCGATGTTGCTGGTGAAGAAATTGTACAGCTTTATATTCGCGATTTGGTGGGCAGCATTTCCCGGCCGGTGAAAGAACTTAAAGGATTCGAAAAAATTAGACTGGAACCCAAAGAGACCAAAGTGGTTACTTTTGAAATTACTACAAAAGATCTTGAGTTTTATGGTGCTTCAGGCAAGTGGACCGCGGAACCAGGAGAATTTAACTTATGGGTTGGACCAAATTCTGCTGAAGGAATGGAAGCAAATTTTGTTTTAAAATAG
- a CDS encoding AraC family transcriptional regulator: MFRKLKNTHVTLESEFVSDLRRIVVRKLAEDSFGVNALAKEARLSRSQLHRKLKMLTGKSASCFIREIRLHRATQLLRDNNSTMAEIAYKVGFSSPSYFNKCFHDYFGYSPGEYKKHAKASAFLKKTKITARGAILNYLILLTLVLLIAFILIVLYFYLQKH, translated from the coding sequence TTGTTCAGAAAACTTAAAAATACGCATGTAACACTTGAATCAGAGTTTGTAAGCGACCTACGCAGAATAGTAGTACGCAAGCTAGCTGAAGATAGTTTTGGCGTAAATGCATTGGCAAAAGAAGCCAGATTAAGCCGATCGCAATTACACCGCAAACTAAAGATGCTTACCGGAAAATCTGCAAGTTGTTTTATTCGCGAAATACGTTTACACCGGGCAACTCAACTATTGCGCGATAATAATAGTACAATGGCTGAAATTGCGTATAAAGTGGGATTTAGTAGTCCGAGTTACTTTAACAAATGTTTTCACGATTATTTCGGGTATTCTCCCGGTGAATATAAAAAGCACGCCAAAGCATCTGCATTTTTGAAAAAAACTAAGATAACTGCAAGAGGTGCTATATTAAATTACCTGATATTGCTAACCCTTGTGTTGCTGATTGCATTTATTTTAATTGTACTTTATTTTTATCTACAAAAACACTAA
- a CDS encoding energy transducer TonB, translating to MKKQTVELMLIKDQKAMKILLFTMLAIFICLLAPGQNETPFVPIDEVEISPPAFTGISNYADFAIIDANYLQRYLTSHIHYPSGAANCGREGREVIKFNVNALGQVTNINIVNGVCPEIDNELIRVLESTNGMWKPGRKDGIPVTMEQEVSVVFSLSADPEKTNDKFFEIATQCFKKGAETFFEEGKSKKAERLFTRGINYMPHDQSLLLMRGLCRYERGNQEGAREDWTRLFELGTLDMNTKYLAEAKTLEAYEAFVTMLEEK from the coding sequence ATGAAGAAACAAACAGTTGAATTAATGTTAATTAAAGACCAAAAAGCCATGAAAATCTTATTATTTACAATGCTGGCAATATTTATATGCTTGCTGGCACCAGGTCAAAATGAAACCCCATTCGTTCCTATTGATGAAGTTGAGATTTCGCCACCTGCCTTTACCGGAATTAGTAATTATGCTGATTTTGCTATTATTGATGCTAATTATTTACAACGTTATCTTACATCGCATATACATTACCCGAGCGGTGCTGCAAATTGCGGACGTGAAGGACGAGAAGTAATTAAATTTAACGTTAATGCACTTGGACAAGTAACTAACATTAATATTGTAAATGGTGTATGTCCGGAGATTGATAATGAACTAATTCGGGTTCTGGAATCGACAAATGGTATGTGGAAGCCTGGAAGAAAAGACGGTATTCCGGTTACAATGGAACAAGAAGTCTCCGTTGTGTTTTCATTATCGGCAGACCCGGAAAAAACAAACGACAAGTTTTTTGAGATTGCTACCCAGTGTTTCAAAAAAGGCGCAGAAACTTTTTTTGAAGAAGGGAAATCAAAAAAAGCTGAACGCCTGTTTACTCGTGGCATAAACTACATGCCTCATGATCAGAGTCTGCTGTTAATGCGTGGCCTTTGTCGTTACGAACGAGGAAATCAGGAAGGCGCACGGGAAGACTGGACCAGGTTATTCGAACTTGGAACACTTGATATGAATACTAAATATCTTGCAGAGGCAAAAACTTTGGAGGCATATGAAGCCTTTGTGACAATGTTAGAAGAAAAATAG
- a CDS encoding right-handed parallel beta-helix repeat-containing protein: protein MKTGIFIILFLGLFIFSAQATELNSPTDTTYIFLKDYGLYKTRKKNAIKHFYKALDDLKTDQPKILVFSTGTYHFYPDGGKTKVYYEAGSTNENPKVCAFYFENIKNLVIDGRGSHLIFHQEMQPFTFDNCQNITLKNMTIDWEQPFIAQAEVLRVTEHYMDIGLDPRESPYRLVDGKIFFEIGNGQQNEWNSTLEFDRKGRFIVPQTGDTPCLGEHWDAYHAEPTMPGIVRLHFSFERKPQIGNYLILQHSEPASAGVFITKSKNLTIQNLRLYHSPGHGVLAQRSKDLTFNVFQAIPNRSRNRYFASNGNGLNIVNCSGNVSVNNCTFQGLANEAVSSENINAFIDEITSENDAEILDLATQLTIRNSAFKNSPGSGIRIATTGKVIIENNSFESSGSAILITSNLESTHRSSATSEVLIQDNIFFPICNSGIYSNNEAIITIKGNSTPANEQPIFYHQNIRIEGNQFSVFDYPLLFAQFVDGLSFNRNTVERSLDFAPFHNRQYSLSFEQCKSVNILNNSFSEDVLGKNIFLKKTSENQLNIDLNSKLRIEKY from the coding sequence ATGAAAACGGGAATATTCATTATACTTTTTTTAGGACTGTTTATTTTTTCTGCACAAGCCACCGAATTAAATTCACCAACCGACACGACCTACATTTTTCTGAAAGATTACGGTTTATACAAAACCAGGAAGAAGAATGCCATAAAACACTTCTACAAAGCGCTTGATGACTTAAAAACAGATCAACCAAAAATATTGGTATTCTCAACCGGCACCTACCATTTTTATCCGGATGGAGGCAAAACAAAAGTGTATTACGAGGCAGGTTCTACCAATGAAAATCCGAAGGTTTGTGCCTTTTATTTTGAGAATATTAAAAACCTGGTGATCGACGGAAGAGGTAGCCATTTGATTTTTCACCAGGAAATGCAACCATTTACTTTCGACAATTGCCAGAATATTACGCTGAAAAATATGACTATCGATTGGGAGCAACCATTCATAGCACAGGCCGAAGTGTTACGCGTAACTGAACACTATATGGATATTGGTCTTGATCCAAGAGAATCTCCCTATCGCCTTGTTGATGGCAAAATATTTTTCGAGATAGGAAATGGCCAGCAAAACGAGTGGAACAGCACACTTGAATTTGATAGAAAAGGGCGGTTTATTGTACCGCAAACCGGTGATACACCTTGCCTGGGAGAGCACTGGGACGCCTACCATGCCGAACCTACCATGCCCGGAATTGTTAGGCTACACTTTAGTTTCGAACGCAAGCCCCAAATTGGGAATTATTTAATTCTACAACATTCTGAACCGGCATCGGCAGGAGTTTTTATTACTAAATCTAAGAATCTTACAATTCAGAATCTCCGATTGTACCACTCTCCCGGTCACGGCGTTTTAGCCCAACGCAGTAAAGATCTTACTTTTAATGTATTTCAGGCAATCCCAAATCGTTCTAGAAACCGTTATTTCGCCTCGAATGGAAATGGTCTGAACATTGTCAACTGCAGTGGAAATGTTTCGGTAAATAATTGCACTTTTCAGGGACTTGCCAATGAAGCTGTCAGTAGTGAAAACATAAATGCATTTATTGATGAGATTACTTCTGAGAATGACGCTGAAATCCTCGATTTAGCAACTCAATTAACCATACGAAACAGTGCTTTTAAAAATAGCCCGGGAAGCGGAATTCGGATAGCTACTACAGGAAAAGTTATAATTGAAAACAATAGTTTTGAGAGCAGCGGAAGTGCCATACTAATTACCAGCAACTTAGAATCGACACATCGATCATCAGCAACATCGGAAGTTTTAATCCAAGACAATATTTTCTTTCCCATTTGTAATTCCGGTATTTATTCAAACAATGAGGCAATTATAACAATTAAAGGAAATAGCACACCAGCAAACGAACAACCAATCTTCTATCATCAAAATATTCGAATTGAGGGGAACCAGTTCTCTGTATTCGATTATCCGCTTCTGTTTGCTCAATTCGTTGATGGCTTATCCTTCAACAGGAATACTGTAGAACGTTCATTAGACTTTGCTCCGTTTCACAACCGCCAATATTCCTTAAGTTTTGAGCAGTGCAAATCAGTAAACATTTTAAATAATTCGTTTTCAGAAGATGTTTTGGGCAAAAATATTTTCCTGAAAAAAACGTCCGAAAATCAATTAAACATTGACCTAAACTCCAAATTAAGGATAGAAAAGTATTAA